The nucleotide window CACGGCGTACGAGCGTCTGGAAGAAGCGGTCGACCGGCTGCATACGTTCTTCGGCCGCTGATCCACACGCGTCGAGAAATAGAAAAAGGCACCCGAGGGTGCCTTTTTTCGTTACGTCCGACCTTTCAGCTAGAGGCTCAAGCGCCCAATTCGGGCGAACCGTGCTTCTGGGCCGTCGTGCTCGTGCTGGCGTCGTCCTGATCGGAGCCGCTGTTCGCCGACGACTTCTCGACGATCGCGTGGGCGCTGTCGAGCGTCACGTGCACGCGCTTTTCGCCGTTGACGCTCGCCACCTTCTGCGACGCAGGCGAGCTGGCCGTGGTCGTGGCGGGCGCCTGCGGCGCGTTGATCGGCACGTTGCGGCCGCGGGCGACGTCGCGCAGACGCCCGCGCTCGGCCATCACCTTGGCGCCGTAGCCGCCGTCGTCGGGCGAGCTCGAACCGACGTAGAGGCGCAGGCCACCCGGCAGCGAACCGCCGCGCGCGATGCAATCCTTGAGCACCAGCGCACCGACCTTGATGTTCGCGAGCGGATCGAGCGCCGCGCGCTGGCCGCCGAAGTACTGGAACTTGTCCGAATGGACCTTCGACATGACCTGCATGAGGCCCTTAGCGCCCACACCGCTTTCGGCGTACGGGTTGAAGCCCGATTCGATCGCCATCACGGCGAGCAGCAACAGCGGATCGAGCCCCACTTCGCGGCCGGTATCGAACGCCGCTTTCACGAGTTCGCCGACCGGCTCCTGCGCCACACGGTATCGACGCGCCAGATAGGTCGCGACGAGCGCCTGCTCGCGCGCCGAGATGAGCGCACGGTCGTCGCGTGCGTCAGGCGTGATGCGTTGGGGCGGAATCATGCGCGCCAGCGAGCCGACACTGGTGGGCAGCGCACGCGGATCAAGGCCGTTGAGCGTCACGGCGTCGAGCGTGGCGATTCCGCCGTTCGACACCGAGTTCGCGACCTTTGCGACTGTGCCGTTGGAGCCAGCGGGCGAAACGCCCGTGGCGCCGGCAGGGCCAGTCGCACCGGCATCGGGCGCGAGCGCCGTGGGCAGCATCGCGCCGTCGGCGTTGTCGTCGGCGGTCGCGACACCAGGGGGCGCGAACGAGGGCAGCGGGTTGCCTTGCAGCAGACGTGCCGGGCCGGCCTGTACCGCCGCAGAGACGAAGGGCATCACGCGAGCGGCCAGCGTGCCGCGCCACGTGGGCAGCAGCCAGACGGCAACCGCGAGCACAACGGCACAGCCGCCAACAATGCTGAACAGGTGATGGCTAAGGCGCGTGCCACGACGCAGCAGCGCACGCAAGCCAAGAGCTACACGCTCGTCGGCGCGCCACCACGATAACCAGGTATTCATCTACAGATCTCCCCATGTTGCATGATCCGGCAGTGGGGTCGGCACGAGGCAGACGGCCAATAGCAGGATCAAGACACCGCGCGCCCTGGCTGGTGCGGCAGCGATGTCGGGAAAACGGCAAGTACGCCGTGGGTGGAACTCCTCCTGGACAACCAGGCACGCAATATGCGCGCGCCGGGAGTTCTCACGCGAAAAGCCAGCACGAAGGTGCGCTGACGAGGACAACCAATCTAGACCGTATGCAAGCCGTGCAGGGGTTCGGCAAAACGGCGACGCGTTGCGTCTGAAGGGCCGGGAAGGTGGTTAAAAATTTCAAACCCTGCAACCAGTGTGGACGGATTCTAGCAGCCTGTTATAGATCGTCAATACTATAGAATGTCAAATCTATAACTAATTGTAATGATGAACACCGTTCAATCGGTCGGAAACCACGCGGCAAGGGGGTCTGCGGCTTGTTATGCGGATTGGCTACCTGCGTGCGTCGGCCAACACAGGTAAAATCGACAATCGTTACGCCGCGTTTCGTCCGGCTTCAAGCGCCGGCCGCGAACTGCAGTCGCCCTGCAACCGCCGCACAGCTGCCGAATCCGGCCCCGTAGTGGCCGCGCGAGCCGGCCGAGTTGCCCACTGAGTTGTCCACGACTGGCCCCAATGAAATACAAAGACCTGCGCGACTTCGTTGGTCGCCTGGAGACGCTCGGCGAATTGCGCCGCGTCCCACAAGCTGTCTCTCCGGTGCTGGAAATGACCGAGCTGTGCGACCGCGTCCTGCGCGCCGGCGGCCCGGCCCTACTCTTTGAGAACCGTTCCACGCACGCGTTCCCGGTCCTCGGCAATCTGTTCGGCACGCCCCGGCGCGTCGCGCTCGGCATGGGCATCGACGCGCCGGAAAGCGGCGGCGACGGCGCCGCGCTGGAGTCGCTGCGCGACGTGGGACGCCTGCTCTCGGCGCTCAAGGAGCCCGAGCCACCGCGCGGACTGAAGGACGCAGGCAAGCTCCTCACGCTCGCCAAGGCAGTCTGGGACATGGCGCCGAAGACCGTGAGCGCGCCACCCTGCCAGGAGATTGTCTGGGAAGGCGACGACGTCGATCTCGCGAAGCTGCCGATCCAGACCTGCTGGCCCGGCGACGCCGGCCCGCTCGTCACGTGGGGCCTGACCGTCACGCGCGGCCCCAACAAGACGCGCCAGAATCTCGGCATCTACCGCCAGCAGCTCATAGGCCGCAACAAGCTCATCATGCGCTGGCTCGCACATCGCGGCGGCGCGCTCGACTTCCGCGAGTTCGCGCTGAAAAACCCCGGCAAGCCGTATCCCGTGGCGGTCGTGCTTGGCGCTGACCCCGCGACGATCCTCGGCGCCGTCACGCCGGTGCCCGACACGCTCTCCGAATACCAGTTCGCGGGCCTGTTGCGTGGCGCCCGCACCGAGCTTGCAAAGTGCCTGACGCCCGGCGTCGACACCCTCCAGGTGCCCGCGCGCGCCGAGATCGTGCTCGAGGGCTTCATCTACCCGCAGGCGGGCGAGCCCGGCCCCGCACCCGCCGGCGCGCCGCCACGCCCTGCCAAAGGCGCGAGCGCCGCGTACGAGCACGCGCTCGAAGGCCCCTATGGCGACCACACGGGCTACTACAACGAGCAGGAGTGGTTCCCCGTCTTCACGATTGAGCGCATCACCATGCGCCGCGATGCGATCTACCATTCGACCTACACGGGCAAGCCGCCCGACGAGCCCGCGGTGCTCGGCGTGGCGCTCAACGAAGTGTTCGTGCCGCTCCTCCAGAAGCAGTTTCCCGAGATCACCGACTTCTATCTGCCGCCTGAGGGGTGCAGCTACCGCATGGCGATCGTGCAGATGAAGAAGAGCTACCCCGGGCACGCAAAACGCGTGATGTTCGGGGTATGGAGCTTCCTGCGCCAGTTCATGTATACAAAGTTCATCGTCGTGGTCGACGATGATGTCGACATCCGCGACTGGAAGGAGGTGATCTGGGCGATCACCACGCGTATCGATCCGGCGCGCGACACGGTGCTCATCGAGAACACGCCGATCGACTATCTCGACTTCGCTTCGCCAGTGGCCGGACTCGGCTCGAAGATGGGGCTCGACGCCACCAACAAGTGGCCTGGAGAGACGGATCGGGAATGGGGCCGCGCAATCGAGATGGACGCGGCCGTGAAGACGCGCGTCGATCGCCTCTACGACGAACTCGGCCTTAGCCGCAGCTAGCGCGCCGCGCCTCGCGACCCGGCGTTACCCGGCGTGGTGCCTCGGGCGCCACGCCGGCCAATTGATCCGCGACGCCTTTTCGCGACGCCGCGCTTACCGCGTCACGCCTCGTGCACGGCATGAGCCGCGGCGCCAGTGAACCTGAGGAGACTCGAAGATGAGCTTGCCCGCATCGGAGCGCCTGACGCAACTGAACGATCCCGCCCTCTTCAAGACCCGCGCGTACATCGACGGCGAATGGAGCGGAGGTGCGGCCACGTTCGCCGTGCTCGACCCCGCCGACAACACCGAGATCGCGAGCGTGCCGGACTTCGGCGCCGATGAAGCGCATCGCGCCATCGGCGCCGCGAATGCCGCGCTGCCGGCGTGGCGCGCAAAAACGGGCAAGGAACGCGCGGCGGTGCTGCGGCGCTGGTTCGACCTCGTGATCGAGCACGCCGACGACCTCGCCGCGATCATGACCGCCGAGCAAGGCAAGCCGCTCGCCGAAGCGCGCGGCGAAGTGATATACGGCGCGTCGTTCCTTGAGTGGTTTGCCGAAGAGGCCAAGCGTGTGAACGGCGATGTGCTCGCGAGCCCCGCCAGCGACCGCAAGCTCGTCGTGCTCAAGCAACCCATCGGCGTGTGCGCCTCGATCACCCCGTGGAATTTCCCGATCGCGATGATCACGCGCAAGGTCGCGCCAGCCTTAGCCGCGGGTTGCACGATCGTCGTGAAGCCCGCCGAGCAAACGCCGCTTTGCGCACTCGCGCTCGCCGAGCTGGCGCAGCGCGCGGGCGTGCCCAAGGGCGTGTTCAACGTGGTCACCGCCGACTCGGCGAACTCCATCGAGATCGGCAAGGCGCTGTGCGAAAGCGATATCGTGCGCCATCTCTCGTTCACCGGATCGACGCCCGTTGGCCGCATCCTCATGGAGCAGTGCGCGCCGACGGTCAAGAAAATCGCGCTAGAACTCGGCGGCCACGCCCCCTTCATCGTGTTCGACGACGCCGATCTCGACGCCGCCGTGGAAGGCGCGATGATCTCGAAGTACCGCAACGCGGGCCAAACCTGCGTCTGCACGAACCGCTTCTATGTGCACGACAAGGTGTATGACGCCTTCGTCGAGAAACTCGCCGCCGCCTCACGCAAGATCAAGGTGGGCAACGGCTTCGAGGATGGCGTGAGCCAGGGGCCGCTGATCGACGACGCGGCCGTCGCCAAGGTCGCGCAGCACATCAGCGATGCAACGGCCCAGGGCGCGAGGCTCGTGGCGGGAGGCAAGGTCAGCGCGGGGCGCTACGTCGAGCCCACCGTGCTCGCCGACGTCACGCGCGACATGCTGATCGCGCGAGAGGAAACCTTCGGCCCGGTCGCGGCGGTGTTGCGCTTCAGCGACGAAGCCGAAGTCATCGGCCTCGCCAACGACACCGACTTCGGCCTCGCCTCCTACTTCTACAGCCGCGATATCGGTCGTGTCTGGCGCGTCGCGGAAGCGCTCGAGTACGGCATGGTCGGGGTCAACACCGGCCTCATTTCGAACGAGGTCGCGCCGTTTGGCGGTGTGAAGCAATCAGGTCTCGGGCGCGAGGGTTCGAAGTACGGCATCGACGAATATGTCGAACTGAAGTATCTGTGCATCGGCGTTTGAAGCACGTTTGAACCGCGACGCCCGCTTTCTCGCATGCGGGCGTATGCGGCACGCAGTCCCATACCAACAAGAAATCGTTTTCATGTCTCACATTTCCCTGCTTTCCGACGGCTTTTTCCTGTCGCTTTCGCTTTGCCTCGACATCGGTCTCGTCAACGTCGCCATCATCTCGCTCACGCTCACGCACGGCTTCCGCCCGGGCTTCTGGCTTGGGCTCGGCTCGTGTTTCGGCGACCTTATCTATGCCGCGCTCGCGCTTGCGGGCATGGCCGCGCTGCTGCAGTTTTCGGCCGTGCGGTGGATCGTGTGGATCGGCGGCTCCGCCCTTCTGCTCATGCTCACGTGGAAGATGGCACGCGAAGCGCTCAATCCGGCGTCGGCGCCGCCCGTGGAAGGCGAAGCCGACAATGCTGCGCCGCTGCCCAACCCATGGCGCAGCTTCGGGCGCGGCGTGGTTCTCGCGCTCTCGTCGCCGAGTGCAATTCTCTGGTTTGCCGCTGTCGGCGGCGCGCTCATCGCAAAGTCGGGGGCGACGAGCGCCAGCGCGGCCTCGCTCTTTCTGCTGGGCTTTTTCGCGGGCGGCCTCGGCTGGACCTTGTTTCTTTGCGGACTGGCCAGTCACGGCCGCAAACGTGCCGGCACCGGCCTGCTGCGCGCCTGCCACGTGCTATCTGCGCTGCTGTTCGCGTATTTCTCGTACAGCGTGATCGTGCACGGCTATCGCGACCTGATCCTGCAGGGCGCGGGCGCGACGTAATACGCGTCAGGCGCGCAGCGAGCTAGCGCGCGGTGCCGTGCGGGCGGTGAAAGCGGACGCCAAAAACAAACAGCGCAACGCGGCGTGAGCCGGCGTTGCGCCGTTCGTGAAACTTGCGGCCGGGCGGCGTGCGCCGCCCGTCACGCTCAATGACGGTAGTAGCCGTGGCCATAGCCGTGGCCGTAGTACCCGCGGCCGTAATAGCCGCCGCGGTAGTACCCGTGATGCCAGTACGGATTGCCGTAGTAGCCGCCAACGACGACGGCAGGCGGCGGCGCGTACACCACCGGCGGCGGCGCATAGACCACGGGCGGGGGCGGTGCGTAGACCGGCGCAGCATAGACGGGATAAGCCGGGGCAACCGGAATGCCAATGCCGATACCCACCGAGACGTGCGCCTGGGCCGCGCTGACGAACCCCACACCCAGCGCGGCGGCAACGATGAACGATACGGTCTTTTTCACTTCTCTTCTCCTGGCGGCCGCCAGCGGCGACGCGCATGTAACGGGCACTGCCCACACATTCAATGTATCGAAAACGGCGGCCGTTATTGGTAGCCATTTGTTTCGAATTGCAATGCTATTTGGGGGGCGCTTAATTGCGCGTCAAGCCAGGCGGGTGCGGCTGTCGCGAAAAATCGCCGCACATGCGCGCGGTCACGACGCCATTCGTTACAAAAACCAGGGCGCTGTCATTGTTACCGGCGCGAGGGCATCGGGAGGCAAACCTCCCGGTAATGTTTGATTACAAATTGGTTGGCCGGGCTACGTTCGAACCACAGCCGCGGGCGCGCGGCGAGGCTGTAAACGACGATGCCCGGTCCTGGAACCGGGCATCTCATCCGACCAGCCGGCGGCGCACAAACCGCCGCCCTGGAACACACTCTCCGCTATCCGACCTTCACGTAGGTGAACTCGCGCGTGACGTTCGGTGGCACATAGGCGCCGCTGATGCGAACGCGCGGAGTCAGGCGCTTCTTCTGATCCCACCAGCGGCGGCGCTGAAAGGGCGTGAGAAACCGCAGATGCTTTCGGTAAGCGAAGATGCTCATGGTGAACTCCCCGAATCGGACTACCGACAGGAACAAACCCAATTGCACGACTGCAACAGCGAAACCGAAACGATGAAAAGTATTGTGCTCAGATTCCGCGACAAAATTGGCAGTGTTGCGAGATAGCGTCACGAGCGCCGTATATTCGCAGCGCTCTGTTCGTCGCTGCTTCCCCGTGCTGGGTTTGGGCGCTGCACACAGATGCGCCCGCCAGACACCAGCAGAAATCGTGCCGCGCCAGGCTACCGGACACGACATCGCGCCCGTCAGTGTCATTTGTAGTCGTACTGTCGGCGCCCGATCGGTACGAAAGCGAACATACGCGCGCCGCGCGGCTACGGCGCAACACTCGGCTCATGGGCGCCTGTCCGACGCGGCCTATCGGAAACACTGTAGCCGTTCGCGGAAAAGCCTGCGGCGAGTGCAGCCATTTTGCGCGGCGCGCACGCCAGAAATAGCGGCGGCTGCCGCGCGCCAGGCCCGCGAAGCAGCATCGCCCACGGATACTGGCGAGGCGTAAGCCGTGTTAATGTGGCGACGGCGCGCGCATCGCTACGGCACGCAACGCGCGCCCATCGGACTCACCGACGAGAACGCACAATGATCAAGGTCAGCATCCTCTATCCGTATCGCGAGAACGGGCGTTTCGATTCCGAGTATTACTGCACGCACCACATGCCGCTCGCGGCGAAGCTCTTTGGCGAATCGCTCAAGGGCTGGTCGGTCGACATCGGCATCAATGCGGGGCCGCCGGGCACGCCGCCGCCGTACGTCGCGGCTGGCCACTTTCTGTTCGAGACGATGGATGCGTTCTACGCGGTGTTTCAGCCGAATGCCGACACACTCCTCGACGACATTCCCAACTACACCGACGGCGGAAATGGCACCATTCTGATCAGCGAGGTCAAGGTGTCCGTCTGACGTGCTCCGCTCGGACGACTGGGACGAGCGGATCTTGACTAGACCTTTCATCGGCCGCCACACGCCAGACGCGCCGCCACCCAACATAAGAAGGAAACAATACCGATGTTCGGCGATATCGCCCGCTTTCTGCTCAATACGGTCTTCACGCTGTTTGGCGCCGCCCTGCTGCTGCGCGCCTGGCTCCAGTACGTGCGTGTGCCGCCGTACAACCCCGTGACCCACGCGATCCAGCAGGTCACCAACTGGCTGGTGCTGCCGCTGCGGCACGTGATCCCCGGCGTGCGCGGCATCGACTGGGCAAGCGTGGTCGCCGCGCTGATCGCGGCCATTGCCTACGTGCTGCTGATGGTATGGATCGCGGGCGTGGACCCATTGGGTCTTTTGCCGACGCTGCTCATCGTTGCCGTGCTCACGCTGGTGAAATGGGCGCTCAACCTGCTGATCTGGCTGACGATCCTGATGGCGCTGCTCTCGTGGCTCAATCCGCGCTCGGCGGCGATGCCGGTGCTATTCCAACTGACGGCGCCGTTCCTCAACCCGCTGCGCCGTATCCTGCCGAACCTGGGTGGCCTCGATCTTTCGCCGATTCTGCTCTTCGTGATCGTGCAGGTGCTGCTGATGGTGGTCACGCGCGCAGCTGTTTCGCTCACGCTGTTTGGCATCTGACTCGCACCAGAGGAGCTATCCGCGCACGCTCTAGTGCACCCGGCGGCGCGCTCGGCGCGCCGCGTCGTTTGACCGCGTCATTGCGCAAAACGGCCAAGACCGCGTAAAATGACGCGCTCTGCGGGCGTCGTATAATGGCCATTACCTCAGCTTCCCAAGCTGATGACGTGGGTTCGATTCCCATCGCCCGCTCCACGTCGGCTTGCCGACCTCTCTTCGAGGCTTGGGCTTTCGAATAGCGCCCCTCCCGGGACGCCCTGCCCGCCCGACCGGCACATGCCGGGCACGACCTGAATTCCTCCGTTGCACAATGCA belongs to Paraburkholderia flagellata and includes:
- a CDS encoding transglycosylase SLT domain-containing protein; amino-acid sequence: MNTWLSWWRADERVALGLRALLRRGTRLSHHLFSIVGGCAVVLAVAVWLLPTWRGTLAARVMPFVSAAVQAGPARLLQGNPLPSFAPPGVATADDNADGAMLPTALAPDAGATGPAGATGVSPAGSNGTVAKVANSVSNGGIATLDAVTLNGLDPRALPTSVGSLARMIPPQRITPDARDDRALISAREQALVATYLARRYRVAQEPVGELVKAAFDTGREVGLDPLLLLAVMAIESGFNPYAESGVGAKGLMQVMSKVHSDKFQYFGGQRAALDPLANIKVGALVLKDCIARGGSLPGGLRLYVGSSSPDDGGYGAKVMAERGRLRDVARGRNVPINAPQAPATTTASSPASQKVASVNGEKRVHVTLDSAHAIVEKSSANSGSDQDDASTSTTAQKHGSPELGA
- a CDS encoding UbiD family decarboxylase, yielding MKYKDLRDFVGRLETLGELRRVPQAVSPVLEMTELCDRVLRAGGPALLFENRSTHAFPVLGNLFGTPRRVALGMGIDAPESGGDGAALESLRDVGRLLSALKEPEPPRGLKDAGKLLTLAKAVWDMAPKTVSAPPCQEIVWEGDDVDLAKLPIQTCWPGDAGPLVTWGLTVTRGPNKTRQNLGIYRQQLIGRNKLIMRWLAHRGGALDFREFALKNPGKPYPVAVVLGADPATILGAVTPVPDTLSEYQFAGLLRGARTELAKCLTPGVDTLQVPARAEIVLEGFIYPQAGEPGPAPAGAPPRPAKGASAAYEHALEGPYGDHTGYYNEQEWFPVFTIERITMRRDAIYHSTYTGKPPDEPAVLGVALNEVFVPLLQKQFPEITDFYLPPEGCSYRMAIVQMKKSYPGHAKRVMFGVWSFLRQFMYTKFIVVVDDDVDIRDWKEVIWAITTRIDPARDTVLIENTPIDYLDFASPVAGLGSKMGLDATNKWPGETDREWGRAIEMDAAVKTRVDRLYDELGLSRS
- a CDS encoding NAD-dependent succinate-semialdehyde dehydrogenase, with the protein product MSLPASERLTQLNDPALFKTRAYIDGEWSGGAATFAVLDPADNTEIASVPDFGADEAHRAIGAANAALPAWRAKTGKERAAVLRRWFDLVIEHADDLAAIMTAEQGKPLAEARGEVIYGASFLEWFAEEAKRVNGDVLASPASDRKLVVLKQPIGVCASITPWNFPIAMITRKVAPALAAGCTIVVKPAEQTPLCALALAELAQRAGVPKGVFNVVTADSANSIEIGKALCESDIVRHLSFTGSTPVGRILMEQCAPTVKKIALELGGHAPFIVFDDADLDAAVEGAMISKYRNAGQTCVCTNRFYVHDKVYDAFVEKLAAASRKIKVGNGFEDGVSQGPLIDDAAVAKVAQHISDATAQGARLVAGGKVSAGRYVEPTVLADVTRDMLIAREETFGPVAAVLRFSDEAEVIGLANDTDFGLASYFYSRDIGRVWRVAEALEYGMVGVNTGLISNEVAPFGGVKQSGLGREGSKYGIDEYVELKYLCIGV
- a CDS encoding LysE family translocator; translation: MSHISLLSDGFFLSLSLCLDIGLVNVAIISLTLTHGFRPGFWLGLGSCFGDLIYAALALAGMAALLQFSAVRWIVWIGGSALLLMLTWKMAREALNPASAPPVEGEADNAAPLPNPWRSFGRGVVLALSSPSAILWFAAVGGALIAKSGATSASAASLFLLGFFAGGLGWTLFLCGLASHGRKRAGTGLLRACHVLSALLFAYFSYSVIVHGYRDLILQGAGAT
- a CDS encoding EthD family reductase, which produces MIKVSILYPYRENGRFDSEYYCTHHMPLAAKLFGESLKGWSVDIGINAGPPGTPPPYVAAGHFLFETMDAFYAVFQPNADTLLDDIPNYTDGGNGTILISEVKVSV
- a CDS encoding YggT family protein, giving the protein MFGDIARFLLNTVFTLFGAALLLRAWLQYVRVPPYNPVTHAIQQVTNWLVLPLRHVIPGVRGIDWASVVAALIAAIAYVLLMVWIAGVDPLGLLPTLLIVAVLTLVKWALNLLIWLTILMALLSWLNPRSAAMPVLFQLTAPFLNPLRRILPNLGGLDLSPILLFVIVQVLLMVVTRAAVSLTLFGI